In a single window of the Salmo trutta chromosome 21, fSalTru1.1, whole genome shotgun sequence genome:
- the LOC115156733 gene encoding angiopoietin-related protein 4, with product MKTTLVTVTLSLVILMATGNPFERRGGSAAGGKEKRVQYAAWDDVNVIAHGLLQLGQGLKEHVDKTKGQMRDITAKLKAFNGTVADLGKEGQRLQAEGDALKARARGLEDREVRVLNVTAELRERTEEMQQERKRVDERMNQLEEKLDGMLQGEGLPDMNAGNYSDARIIQWMLEAQNKRIDDLVNRIRLQQDKLDKQNVRIRTLQNQIQLTKERPAFRRKPEEAVHNGSIEQRDSPIEMASDCHELFLKGETASGVYTIQPLNYQSFEVCCEMTAEGGWTVIQRRQNGSVDFDQLWLAYQSGFGSLSGEFWLGLEKMHAVAKDTDYTLKVRFSDWMDDSETVQYPIRLGGEESHYALHIQETSIGNLESSLATDGSGLPFSTRDQDNDQKSDTNCAKHLSGGWWFSNCGRSNLNGRYFMSPPPKQRHQRKQGVFWKTWRGRYYPLKTTVMMIAPIAIENKS from the exons ATGAAGACAACACTAGTAACTGTGACTCTGAGCCTGGTCATTCTGATGGCCACCGGCAACCCCttcgagaggagaggaggctcgGCCGCTGGCGGGAAGGAGAAGAGGGTGCAATATGCGGCGTGGGACGATGTGAACGTGATCGCCCACGGCCTGCTCCAGCTGGGTCAGGGGCTCAAGGAGCATGTGGACAAGACCAAGGGCCAGATGAGGGATATCACTGCCAAGCTGAAGGCCTTCAACGGTACCGTGGCAGACCTGGGCAAGGAGGGTCAGAGGCTGCAGGCAGAGGGTGATGCACTGAAGGCCCGGGCCCGAGGGCTGGAGGACAGGGAAGTCCGGGTGCTCAACGTGACGGCCGAGctgagggagaggacagaggagatgcagcaggagaggaagagggtgGATGAGCGGATGAACCAGCTGGAGGAGAAGCTGGACGGCATGCTGCAGGGAGAGGGGCTGCCCGACATGAATGCAGGCAACTACAGCGATGCCCGCATCATTCAG TGGATGCTGGAAGCGCAGAATAAACGTATTGATGACCTGGTCAACAGAATCCGACTCCAGCAAGATAAACTTGACAAGCAGAACGTGCGCATCAGAACCCTGCAAAACCAG ATTCAGCTGACAAAAGAGAGACCAGCTTTCAGGCGTAAACCAGAGGAGGCCGTTCACAATGGTAGCATTGAGCAGCGCGACTCACCCATCG AGATGGCCTCCGATTGCCATGAGCTGTTCCTGAAAGGTGAGACGGCCAGCGGCGTGTACACCATTCAGCCATTAAACTACCAATCCTTTGAAGTCTGCTGCGAAATGACAGCCG AAGGTGGCTGGACTGTGATCCAGAGGCGCCAGAATGGCTCCGTTGACTTTGACCAGCTATGGCTGGCCTACCAGAGCGGCTTTGGCAGTCTGAGTG GTGAGTTCTGGCTTGGTCTTGAGAAGATGCACGCCGTGGCCAAAGACACGGACTACACCCTCAAGGTCAGGTTTTCCGACTGGATGGACGATTCTGAGACGGTCCAGTACCCCATCCGTCTGGGCGGGGAAGAGAGCCACTACGCCCTCCACATCCAGGAGACCTCCATCGGTAACCTAGAGAGCTCCCTGGCCACCGACGGCTCCGGCCTGCCCTTCTCCACCCGCGACCAAGACAATGACCAGAAGAGCGACACCAACTGCGCCAAACACCTCTCTG GTGGCTGGTGGTTCAGCAACTGCGGACGCTCCAACCTGAACGGGCGCTACTTCATGAGCCCTCCTCCCAAGCAGAGGCATCAGAGGAAGCAGGGGGTCTTCTGGAAGACCTGGCGTGGCCGATACTATCCCCTGAAGACCACCGTCATGATGATCGCCCCCATCGCGATCGAGAACAAGTCGTAG